The Deinococcus sp. Leaf326 genome has a segment encoding these proteins:
- the mqnE gene encoding aminofutalosine synthase MqnE, with product MKWLRDQSLVPIVHKVEAGERLTFEEGMQLFHTHDLNALMRLANMRKEALHGDKVYFVHSMRLEFTNLCYVGCTFCAFAAHKGEERAWDYSPEEVAAQVRKRYLPGITELHMSSGHHPNHKWEYYPEMVRGLREAFPDLQVKAFTAAEIEHLSRISKKPTLEVLRELQDAGLSAMPGGGAEIFADRVRKQVARNKVKAEKWLQIHSEAHSLGMRTNATMLYGHIETLEERLDHMDRLRQLQDDSMTRYGGGFHAFIPLAFQPLGNTLAQNLGKTDFTTGLDDLRNLAVARIYLDNFPHIKGYWVMIGSELTQVSLDWGVSDIDGTIQEEHIAHAAGATSPMKLSEAGMIRMIQHAGRTPVLRDAYYNELETFARSGAEAAD from the coding sequence ATGAAGTGGCTTCGCGACCAGAGCCTCGTGCCCATCGTCCATAAGGTCGAGGCGGGCGAGCGGCTGACCTTTGAAGAGGGAATGCAGCTGTTCCACACCCACGACCTCAACGCCCTGATGCGGCTGGCGAACATGCGTAAGGAAGCGCTGCACGGCGACAAGGTGTACTTCGTGCATTCGATGCGCCTGGAATTCACCAACCTCTGCTATGTGGGCTGCACCTTCTGCGCCTTCGCCGCCCATAAGGGGGAAGAGCGCGCCTGGGACTACAGTCCCGAGGAGGTGGCCGCGCAGGTCCGCAAACGCTACCTGCCGGGCATCACCGAACTGCACATGAGCAGCGGGCACCACCCCAACCACAAGTGGGAGTACTACCCCGAGATGGTGCGCGGGCTGCGCGAGGCCTTCCCCGACCTTCAGGTCAAGGCGTTCACGGCGGCCGAAATCGAGCACCTGAGCCGCATCTCCAAGAAGCCCACGCTGGAGGTGCTGCGCGAGCTTCAGGACGCAGGACTCTCGGCCATGCCGGGCGGCGGCGCCGAGATCTTCGCCGACCGCGTGCGCAAGCAGGTCGCCAGGAACAAGGTGAAGGCCGAGAAGTGGCTCCAGATTCACAGCGAGGCCCACAGCCTCGGAATGCGGACCAACGCCACCATGCTCTACGGCCACATCGAGACGCTCGAGGAACGCCTCGACCACATGGACCGGCTGCGGCAACTTCAGGACGACAGCATGACCCGGTACGGCGGAGGCTTCCACGCCTTCATTCCACTGGCCTTCCAGCCGCTGGGCAACACGCTGGCGCAGAACCTCGGCAAGACCGACTTCACGACCGGTCTCGATGACCTGCGGAACCTCGCGGTAGCCAGGATCTACCTCGACAATTTCCCGCACATCAAGGGCTACTGGGTCATGATCGGCTCGGAACTGACGCAGGTCAGCCTCGACTGGGGCGTGTCGGACATCGACGGCACGATTCAGGAGGAGCACATCGCCCACGCAGCCGGAGCCACCAGCCCGATGAAGCTCAGCGAGGCGGGCATGATCCGCATGATTCAGCACGCCGGGCGCACGCCGGTGCTGCGCGACGCCTATTACAACGAGCTCGAAACCTTCGCGCGCTCCGGCGCCGAGGCCGCCGACTGA
- a CDS encoding ABC transporter permease produces the protein MTTLSGPVTPPKRSRWQNFWHSAGVRKLRRNPLAVTGFFITVLFFLIAIFAPLIAKPTGNCLRDLNMTTQNQIYNPLGGAFWRGIFAPPQSCYRMERLSFAQEPAPPNSVPGAFAPFGTVNGYNIFYGLIWGTRTALKMSFIIVGITLAVGILIGAVSGYYGGWVDNLIQRFIDVLFAMPGLVLTVVILTILRAKNPGGDPTFPIIVAYCVAGWASYAKVIRGDVLKVRQLEYVDAARSLGSRDLPLILRHIIPNSLTTVFTIAVLDLATIPLGIAALSFLGLGFENGFSEWGQLVDFSRAWLKPEYWYVLVFPAVFIVLFSLAFNLFGDGLRDALDPRTR, from the coding sequence ATGACGACCCTGTCCGGTCCGGTCACGCCCCCCAAACGCAGCCGCTGGCAGAACTTCTGGCACAGCGCGGGCGTCCGCAAGCTGCGCCGCAACCCGCTGGCCGTCACCGGCTTTTTCATCACGGTGCTGTTCTTCCTGATTGCGATTTTTGCGCCCCTGATCGCCAAGCCCACCGGCAACTGCCTGCGTGACCTGAACATGACCACGCAGAACCAGATCTACAACCCGCTGGGCGGCGCGTTCTGGCGCGGTATCTTCGCTCCGCCGCAGAGCTGTTACCGCATGGAGCGCCTGAGCTTCGCGCAGGAACCCGCGCCGCCCAACTCGGTGCCCGGCGCCTTCGCGCCGTTCGGTACCGTGAACGGCTACAACATCTTCTACGGTCTGATCTGGGGCACGCGCACCGCCCTGAAGATGTCGTTCATCATCGTGGGCATCACGCTCGCGGTGGGCATCCTGATCGGCGCCGTCAGCGGTTACTACGGCGGCTGGGTGGACAACCTCATCCAGCGTTTCATTGACGTGCTGTTCGCCATGCCGGGGCTGGTGCTCACGGTGGTCATCCTGACCATCCTGCGGGCCAAGAATCCCGGCGGTGACCCGACCTTTCCGATCATCGTGGCGTACTGTGTCGCCGGCTGGGCCAGTTACGCCAAGGTGATTCGCGGGGACGTGCTCAAGGTGCGCCAGCTCGAATACGTGGACGCCGCCCGTAGCCTCGGCTCGCGCGACCTGCCGCTGATCCTGCGCCACATCATCCCCAACAGCCTGACCACCGTGTTCACCATCGCGGTGCTCGATCTCGCCACCATTCCTCTGGGCATCGCCGCCCTGAGCTTCCTGGGCCTGGGCTTCGAGAACGGCTTTTCCGAGTGGGGCCAGCTCGTGGACTTTTCGCGCGCGTGGCTCAAGCCCGAATACTGGTACGTGCTGGTGTTCCCCGCCGTGTTCATCGTGCTGTTCAGCCTGGCCTTCAACCTCTTCGGTGACGGCCTGCGCGATGCGCTCGACCCGCGTACCCGCTAA
- a CDS encoding ABC transporter permease has protein sequence MLNFIVRRLIQAPLVMLVLSVLVIGLTQLLTPEQRAAPYIRSDQQAARLEQIINERGLRDPFPVQYANWFGSTIRGDLGFSKASGKEVTATIAERLPNTLELSLVTVIPIILLAVWLGTVSALHKDKFIDQFVRVLVVLGYSLPTFVLGILLLAVFYAYLGWLPGAGQLDILNQFSVGSLRRYTGLLSLDAMLNGRWDIAWDVLRHMFLPAVTLVIVLSATLLKVMRNSMLEVLTSDYVRTARAKGLADRTVNNKHARRNALLPIVTLSGSLIIGLLAGSVITETIFAYPGIGQWFVQSALQLDIAGVLGFTLLSALIVVVMNLIVDILYGVIDPRVRFD, from the coding sequence ATGCTCAATTTCATTGTGAGACGACTGATCCAGGCCCCCCTGGTGATGCTCGTCCTGTCCGTGCTGGTGATCGGCCTGACCCAGCTGCTGACGCCGGAACAGCGCGCTGCGCCGTACATCCGCAGCGATCAGCAGGCCGCGCGTCTGGAACAGATCATCAACGAACGCGGTCTGCGCGATCCTTTCCCGGTGCAGTACGCCAACTGGTTCGGCAGTACCATCCGGGGCGACCTGGGCTTTTCCAAGGCCAGCGGTAAGGAAGTGACGGCCACCATCGCCGAACGCCTGCCCAACACCCTCGAACTGAGTCTGGTCACGGTGATCCCCATTATCCTGCTGGCCGTGTGGCTGGGCACCGTCAGTGCTCTACACAAGGACAAGTTCATCGACCAGTTCGTGCGTGTGCTGGTGGTGCTGGGGTACAGCCTGCCGACCTTCGTGCTCGGGATCTTGCTGCTCGCGGTGTTCTACGCCTACCTGGGCTGGTTGCCGGGCGCGGGGCAACTCGACATCCTCAATCAGTTCTCGGTGGGCAGCCTGCGGCGCTACACCGGTCTGCTGTCTCTGGACGCCATGCTCAACGGGCGCTGGGATATCGCCTGGGACGTGCTGAGGCACATGTTCCTGCCGGCCGTGACCCTGGTGATCGTGCTGAGCGCCACGCTGCTCAAGGTCATGCGCAACAGCATGCTCGAAGTGCTCACGAGCGACTACGTGCGCACGGCCCGCGCCAAGGGCCTCGCCGACCGCACCGTGAACAACAAGCACGCGCGGCGTAACGCCCTGTTGCCCATCGTCACCCTGAGCGGCTCGCTCATCATCGGCCTGCTGGCAGGCTCGGTGATTACCGAGACCATCTTCGCGTACCCCGGTATCGGGCAGTGGTTCGTGCAGTCGGCGCTGCAGCTCGACATCGCGGGCGTGCTGGGCTTTACGCTGCTCTCGGCCCTCATCGTGGTCGTGATGAACCTGATCGTGGACATCCTGTACGGCGTGATCGACCCCCGCGTGAGGTTCGACTGA